AAAAAGCAAATCTATTTTTCTTTTTGAATCCAGATCATTTCCTAATTGAGCAAATTGGACCAGATGTAATGACATTCACACATGTAGAAATTGATCCAAAGATAGGAGAATCAATTCCACAACTACTAGACATTTACAAAAGATGGTTAGTTCCAATTCAACAACACCATGCAGCATTTACTGCAATGGAAGGAATGGCAGGATTTGCAATTGAGAATATTCTAAAAGAAGATCAAGACTTTCAGAATTATCTCACGACATTTATGGGAACAGATTTTTCATCATACCAGGTAAGAAAGAGCATGGGAAAGGATTTCACTAAAGCAATTTATGAAAAATTAGGCAAGAATACCTTCAAAAAAATGATCGAGATCCCCCCAAGCACAAGAGAGCTAAAAGATCCCCAATTATACCTAAAAAAACTGAGTTAGTACCATTGGAAGAAAAATTTGATCCATTAGTTGCAGAATGGTTTGCATTTGTAAAAAATCCAAATTTTAACTTGGTAGAAAAATGTCTAAAATTTGCTCAGATTCTAGAATATCCTGATCTAAATGTAGATGATTACATCAAAAAAATTAGTAAAATAGGAATGTCTCTCAAAGAGTCAATCAATGATGTTAAAAATCCAACATATCTAATTTCTATGTTAAATGAACATCTCTTTGAAAATTTAGGATTTAGTGGAGATGATGATGACTACTATAATCCGAAAAATAATTTCCTAAATGAAGTGATTGATAAAAAATCAGGAATCCCAATCACACTATCAATTCTATATGTAGAAGTTGCAAAGTTTGTAGGACTAGATCTTAAGATAGTGGGATTTCCAGGTCACGTACTAGTAAAATATAATGAAGAAATGATTTTAGATCCATTTTATGATGGTCGCCTTGTAGATGTAGATGACTTGCAAGAAATTTTGGATGTTAATTTTGGAGGAGAATTAGAATTTCAACCAGAATATCTAGATGAGGTAAAACCAGAACAAATTCTTGTTAGAATGACTCGTAATTTAAAAAACTCCTATGTGCAATCATTTGTTTATGATAAAGCATTACTATGTGTCAACATGGTTTTAGCAATAGAACCTGAATCCCCAGAAGACATCAGAGATAAAGGAATTTTAGAAGAAAGAATGCTAAATTCGGAAACTGCATTGAAATATTTGAATAAATATTTGGAAATTAATCCAAACGCAGAAGATGTAGATTTTATTTTAGAATTAATTAGAAGTATAAAATCAAAAAATTAATCAATGATGGAATCTATATCATTGCCTTTCTTAATCATAGATATTTCATGACGAGCGATTTTATTTCTAAATGCTTTTTTGAGAATATCTACTTCGCTTCTAAGTAATGCAATTTCATCTTCAAGTTTTGCAACTCGCTCATAGATGGTTTCAGCTTCTGAACTCATGATTATCTATCAAGAAAAAATTGTCTTAAAAAGTTATGGGTAAATATTTTGATGGTGAGGTTAGCTTTTTGAACTATAATTCCTTCTCTTTGTATTCACATATAGTTAACATAGGAAATTTGACTATTTCTTTTAATGAGTAGCTATTTCAGGCCGTTAAATTTCATTTTTGAGAGTCAGATGGATTATTCATGGACATCACAGAAGTTTTGTAATATTATTAGGGATTATGAAGTTTGACTATAATGGGTTTAGACATCAATATTCTTTCCACAATGAGGACAAATTGTTTTTTCAGATTCTAGTTCATATGATTCGGCTATCCTCTCAGTCATTAAGACATTACAAACATCCCAAGGAGTAATTGAAATGTCCTTATAAACAACATATGGGTGATCCATTTCATACATCATTGTACAAAGCTGTCTAATATTCAGA
This genomic window from Nitrosopumilus ureiphilus contains:
- a CDS encoding SirB1 family protein, which produces MEEKFDPLVAEWFAFVKNPNFNLVEKCLKFAQILEYPDLNVDDYIKKISKIGMSLKESINDVKNPTYLISMLNEHLFENLGFSGDDDDYYNPKNNFLNEVIDKKSGIPITLSILYVEVAKFVGLDLKIVGFPGHVLVKYNEEMILDPFYDGRLVDVDDLQEILDVNFGGELEFQPEYLDEVKPEQILVRMTRNLKNSYVQSFVYDKALLCVNMVLAIEPESPEDIRDKGILEERMLNSETALKYLNKYLEINPNAEDVDFILELIRSIKSKN